From the Lactuca sativa cultivar Salinas chromosome 9, Lsat_Salinas_v11, whole genome shotgun sequence genome, the window ATGACGTTGACGAAGATGAGGACTTCTGTAATTTTGAGGATTTTGAGATCTACAAAATCGTGTTTCATGATCAGCCATTGATCACGGTCAGTGATGGAGAGGATAATGAACAAGTTTCGGTAATGGAGAATGCGGTTGCGGTTGCAGTTACTATTCCTGAAAGTGATCATAAACAGGAGGAGCTGAGAAGTTTGGAGTGTTTATTCGAAGAACTGGATCGATTTGAAGATTCCACGGCGGCGATTGAGACGACGGAGAAGGAAAGTAGTTCAGATCTCGGAAAAATCGTTGGAGAATTACAGAAACCAGAGCCAGTGGTGAAGAAAAAACTCGGAAGCAAATCCATGGCGGTCGTCGAAGCCGAAGCCGATCAAAAACTTTTTGAAAAGTCATTCTCCTTGAAATCAAATTCATGTCGGGTAGATTCCCCAAGCAGCATCGGGAGCTACGGATCAATGAGGAAGGAGAAAGAATGGAAGCGGACATTAGCATGCAAGCTGTTCGAAGAAAGGCATAACTCAGAAGGAGGTGAAGAAGGCATGGATTCGCTTTGGGAGTCTTACGAAGAGGATAATTCGAGCAGGAAATCGAAGAACAGGAAGGAACCCATGTCGATCAaccagaagaagatgatgatgaataacaagaagaagatcgaattcaagtactttgatgacgaTTTTGAGGAAGACGACGACGATGAAGAGGAGTTCATGAGCAATGGGCAGCTGTGTTGCTTGAAAGCGTTGAAGTTATCAGCAGGGAAGATGAATTTGGGGATGGGGAAGCCAAATCTGGTGAAGATTTCGAAAGCTCTCAAAGGGTTTGGTTGGTTGCATCATGTTGGTAGcaaaaatggtaaaaaaaattagttttcaATCTGTTTATATTCTTTTCCTCCGTTTTTGGTTCTTTGAGTAATTAATAGATTCAATGTGTTGGTTTTAATGATTATAATCCTTTTTATAGAAGGTTAACTTCATCTACCCTAtagtaattaataaattaaaaggTATGTATCAAACATGTTAAATGTTGATCAGTTTAGATGTGAGAGATTATGAAAGATCATATAATGGTCAATCCCCACGTTCATacaaaaaacaataaatatagtTGAATCAACACATCTTACGAGTTTTTAACCAAAAGAGTgtgtttgaaaaaaatatttaccgAAAGGgtatagttttgaaaatatttactAAAATAGTTGATTTTGTAATTTAAACACATACGATGCCCTAACTCTATGAGAACCCATCAGGCCTCACCGGATATCCAAACTCCAGTCGCAGGTTCATCTCGGCATACCGCATACCTCCACTTCTCCGGCCATAGCAGACGCCGGCGACACTATCTCCCGCCATAACAGAAGCCATCGACTCCATTTTCGGCCACaactttatttttgatttttgacgcAAGATCAATTTctgcttattttttattcttgaactgttattttttattctttaacTGTTATTTTCGAATTTAAATGATTCTTGAAGATGCCACGGTTCCAACACTGTTTTTGGTGGCAGAATTTTGAACTGTTCTTTTAGATTCCACGGTTCTTGAACTTTTAAGGTTCAATTTATCATTACGGCAAAAGAAGTATCAATATAGTTTTCATTTGCTGTTATTATTATTTCAATTTTAATGGCAGTTAAAAGATTTCACACTTGAATAGCATCAAATGATTTAGAGCACTTTTGTATCACTGATCTTTATCAAATATTGCTTAAACTATGAATTGCACACATTACTATTACAGTTTATTGCAGATATGAcatcttttttttatttatgctaCATTTACACCATTCATTCAGAGCCTTGTTTTTTGTTGCTCCATTAGCACAAAAGAAGTATATGCATTTTGCTGTTTTACGTTGATCATGCAATTTCATTGTAGCGAGTATTCCGTTTCTTATTATATGAAGGCAGGTTAGCTAGATAATAGATCAAATGGGTGGGTTAGTTAATGGGTCAATTGGCTAAAATTTTTGGAGTGATCCAAACGGGTTGGATTGATCTGCCAATCGAGATGGGTGATTGAAATAACAAGCTACTATATTTGGTTTTTTTTCTCTCTTGATGCTAATGCTCATATGAGTTTCATTTGGCGTTGGGAAATTCACTTAGTGCTGTCATAATTGTTCTCAATTGTTGTTTGTAAAACGTTGTACCTACGATATTGGTTGTTGGTTTTGCACCTAAAACATTGTTCGTTATATACATGAACATTGTACCTATGATATTGGTTGTTTATTTGGTTCCTACGATAATTGTTTTAATTTAAGGCTAGCATGATAATTAAAGTGAATCATATAAACAATCATGAACATTTATGTAGATTTAAAATTTTATTGGTTATAATGAAATGAGACATTATAAACAAACAGTGTTTGTATCATAAACATTAATATTAAGTCGTTTGAAAAAAAGTCAAAATAAATATATtagaaaaacaacaaaaaaaataatgaaaaaatacAAAATTCTAAAAATACACctatttggtaaatatttttaaaactacACCTATTTGGTAAATAAATTCTTTAAAAATACCTATTTGGTAAAAAACTCCACATCTTACTGGTCTAATcttattcataaaaatgattatttgaattttggaataaaataaaatagaccaattttttagttttatcaaaatgatgactataattttattttacataaaaaaataaaaataaaaaattctacAACAATTTTCTTTTGGACAAATATTTCAGATTCTTCTGGACattgaaaagaaaattttgttataaaatttcAATAACAAATCTAAAATCCGATTAACAACTTATGAATTACGAAAAAGATTAACAAATTTTGATTTTCGAGAAAGTTGTTTGTTTTTTACTGGAATATAACAagttgttaaaaataaaaatagcaaATGAAAAGCAGATGCAACGTCTTACAAGATGACATTTAATTGAAAATTGAGTGATATTTGACATtccaaaatgttatttttatacatagatagATATACTtgcaaacaaaataaaaaatacatagtATACAACATCTCTAACTGAGTAATCATTTTGATAAGACACAAGTTATAATCATTTTCTATAAACACTTCATCGTTGATAAACAATTTTGTAAATATCCCCATTTTTAAgggatctttttttttttaatgttcaaCCTGACAGaaatagaaagaaagtgtttataCTTCAACTATATTTGTTGTTATCAAATGGAAAAAGCAGCTTACAATTTTACATTTATAAATTAGATTTGTTTATGTATTATATAGATTTGTAGTTAAATGAATCTTCATCCTTTTTATAGAAAAAATCcatatgaaattttatttaagtTGTCTTTGTCGGCATGATATTATAACTGTTTTGTCGGCATCTTTTTGCAAGCAAGTATATTTATCTGTATCTGTTTCTTTTAAGTAAATATGTTATTAgttgattaaatatatatatataactaaagttATTAAGTATATATTTGTTGTAATAATATtagttaacatatatatatatatctgattTCTCCTTCGTAAGCAATGATGTTTGTCTCTTGATAGGCATGCCTTTTGTTGGATTATGGATGTCTTGTCCATTTAGGTAAGAACCTACTTTTATCATTGTAACCATAATCATTGTGTCACTTTTTTTTTTACCGATCCACATTCCAGGTCAGTAGGTCACAACCCATTTCTCAATACTTTTTGTAACATTGTGGTATTATAAAATATCACAACTTTAATATGAATTTGTATTTCATTGTAAGAGTCGGTCTTGTGATTTTGTTTAGTTGAAAGTTAGACTCAATAAAAGCTCAAATTTACAAACCAGCGGAACCAGCTTATATAGAGCGGTTGAGCATGGTAGCATGCAGTGATGATAATAGAAACCcatctctatttttttttttacataacttcataaatggtcactATGGTTTTCATAAATCTGACATATAATCCTTAAGTTCAAAAAGTCACATAGATAGTCTTTATGGTTTCTTTAAATACCGTTTGGTGAGTGAGACTGCACAAAACAGAACATAATAAAATCGATTGAAATAGCGTTTGGTTAGGATGAAACTAAAACTGAATGGAACAACGACCAAGTCAAATGGGACTAAACTCTTAAATTTTAATCCAACAAAAAAATGATGGAACAAACATGGACAAAAGAATTAAGACTCAGATACCCACTTGAtaaagaaaaattgtttcttaTTTCTTAAACAATTATCATAAAACATTCGTAAAATTGATGTATTTTGCAAATGTATATAATCACCCTCAAAATTTTTGTCCTTAGACACTTTTCACAAAACTAAATATCATTCAAGTTCTATCTTTCAATCTTTTATTCATTATACATAATTAATTGAATCTCTTGATCTCTCATTTAAGCTAGTTTGTTTAAGTACAATTAACATAAATTATATAGTAGCGTccgaaacatatatatatatatatatatatatatatatatatatatatatatatatatatatatatatagagagagagagagagagagagagttaagttcaaatgtggattgacatttattgtgcggacgtgtggacagtGCTATTATGtgagaatgataaagaaaatatgttgtttgataatatgaatacgttcaatcttacataactattgtcattatcacacattctcactaattaaatcgtgcGTAAGGTTATtataaactttttatttattttctcattcagtcagaatgtttattgagtaGTACTCTGTcagaattaaataaataataaaacgatgtataagaataaaaatgaataaCAATTAGTGAAAATATATGAAAATGACGATAGTTGTTTAAGGTTGAACATATTCACATTAAcgaacaacttattctcttagtaattctcatataATAGTATTGTCTACATGTTCGCACAATAGCtgttcatccacattataacctagccatatatatatatatatatatatatatatatatatatatatatatatatatatatatatatatatatatataacattataatTATCATGTGGTATAGGGACGATGTGGTAATTTTACTATCTTGTTATGTCCTATCATTGTCATACCACACACATCCCAAACAAGTTATTTAGTTATGTTCTGTTCAGTCCAGTGCAGTTCTGTCTTGTCCAATCCAATTTTGTCCATGTATTAGACGTAACCTTAGGGTGTGTTTGGTTCGCTGGAATGAAATGGAATCTGGGGGAAAAAAGATTCCAATTCCACCGCATTCCAATATTTGGTTCAACTCTGTGTGATAGAATTGGAATCCTAAATGAGAAAACTTTCCATAAGATAAGGGAAAACACTTTCCTTCAAGAAGATAATGAAATTAATTTCCTTGATGTGTTTTATTTGcactagtttttttttatttataaagtcTTATCTAATCTCAACTAGTATTAAACACAAATAGACAATGTACCTAATTATGGAGTAATATAGTTTAAGGTAAGAAAAAAAGTGTCGAACACAGAGAA encodes:
- the LOC111885595 gene encoding uncharacterized protein LOC111885595 isoform X1 translates to MADELCFSSTCDIKNNSCFVFYDLSLLCSLIFSHPLYFSYFLFFSPYLFKFIFFISPLFFTTTLVLLLSFLTTTFPQPKLGIIQTVVDKLRSKLNDVDEDEDFCNFEDFEIYKIVFHDQPLITVSDGEDNEQVSVMENAVAVAVTIPESDHKQEELRSLECLFEELDRFEDSTAAIETTEKESSSDLGKIVGELQKPEPVVKKKLGSKSMAVVEAEADQKLFEKSFSLKSNSCRVDSPSSIGSYGSMRKEKEWKRTLACKLFEERHNSEGGEEGMDSLWESYEEDNSSRKSKNRKEPMSINQKKMMMNNKKKIEFKYFDDDFEEDDDDEEEFMSNGQLCCLKALKLSAGKMNLGMGKPNLVKISKALKGFGWLHHVGSKNVAGSSRHTAYLHFSGHSRRRRHYLPP
- the LOC111885595 gene encoding uncharacterized protein LOC111885595 isoform X2 encodes the protein MADELCFSSTCDIKNNSCFVFYDLSLLCSLIFSHPLYFSYFLFFSPYLFKFIFFISPLFFTTTLVLLLSFLTTTFPQPKLGIIQTVVDKLRSKLNDVDEDEDFCNFEDFEIYKIVFHDQPLITVSDGEDNEQVSVMENAVAVAVTIPESDHKQEELRSLECLFEELDRFEDSTAAIETTEKESSSDLGKIVGELQKPEPVVKKKLGSKSMAVVEAEADQKLFEKSFSLKSNSCRVDSPSSIGSYGSMRKEKEWKRTLACKLFEERHNSEGGEEGMDSLWESYEEDNSSRKSKNRKEPMSINQKKMMMNNKKKIEFKYFDDDFEEDDDDEEEFMSNGQLCCLKALKLSAGKMNLGMGKPNLVKISKALKGFGWLHHVGSKNGLTGYPNSSRRFISAYRIPPLLRP